The DNA segment AAACGGACCTTCCGGTTTTAATACAATTTTTAAGCGGAAATTATTCAGGTAAAAGAAGAACAACTTTATCCTCATCATCACGTTCTTTCACCAGCACATTTACATGCTGATCTTCACCAGTCGTAACTTTTTTACCCACATAATCAGCGCGAATTGGCAGTTCGCGATGCCCACGATCAACCAAAACAAGCAATTCAACTCTGCGTGGCCTGCCGAAATCCAAAACAGCTTCAAGGGCAGCGCGGACTGTTCTTCCAGAAAAAAGAACATCGTCAACCAGAATAATTGAAGTTCCTTCTATCTCAAAAGGAATCTCTGTACAATTAATGCTTGGCTGGCGACTCAGATTTGTCCAATCATCACGATAGAGATTGATATCAAGCTTACCTAAGGGTATTTTCCTACCAAGCCGCTCGTCCAGCAACTCTTTAAGCCTTTGGGCTAAATCTGCACCTCGGCGCTGAATACCTATAATAGCAAGCTTTTCGCAATCACCTCGGCGCTCTGTAATCTCAGAAGCGAGTCTATCAAGGGTGCGAGTCATATCTACTTCTGAAAGGACAATCTTTTCTTTTTGCATATTACTCCGCCTTAAAGAGGTTGAGAATTATTATCAAAGCTGTTTTAATCTTTAAACGAGACTCCCCGTCGGGAGTAGCTATAAAAAATGTAACCGGGTAATGCAATCCCCGCGAGTACCCCAAACAGGATATATTATGGATGCACTTTTTGAAATAAAAGGGATGACCTGCTCTGCATGCTCATCAAGACTTGAAAAAGTTATCAACAATATGGATGGAGTTAACCATGCCAGCGTCAATCTGGCTACTGAATCCTTAGCCGTAAATTTTGATAAAGAATCAACTTCCGTTACGGAAATAATTAAATCCGTCGAAATGTCCGGTTTTGAAGCTACTGAAAAAATTGAAGGAACTGAAGTTGCTCTACCCATATCAGGAATGACCTGCTCTGCATGTTCATCAAGACTTGAAAGGGTTTTAAATGCGACTGACGGGATAGTCAAAGCCGGTGTCAGCCTGCCGGGAGAATCCGCAACAATAAAATTCAATTCCGCAATTATCTCACTGAGACAAATCAGACAAATCATAAAAGATATCGGATTCGAGGCTGGAGAAATTCAATCCGCACAGGATGCACAAAAAAACTTTGAGACACGACGTAAGCAAAATGAAGCAAAATTAGCTTTAATGAAAAAAAAGCTGATCTATGCTCTGACATTTACCGTCCCGCTGCTCATCATAACCATGGGACACATGGTGGGCATGCCCCTGCCGGACTTTATAAGCCCCCATCATTCACCGCTTGGCTTTGCCCTTATTCAACTTTTTCTGACTATGCCTGTACTTTGGTTCGGTAAAGATTTTTATATTCACGGATTCCCGAATCTCATGCGCGGCACACCCAATATGGATTCCCTCATTGCTGTGGGAACCTCTGCGGCTGTCGTTTATTCACTTTGGAACCTTATTGAAATAGTATTAGGAGTTGATCCTCAGGCAAGAGCTATGGATCTTTATTTTGAATCCGCGGCAACAATTATAACCCTTATTTTACTTGGCAAATTTCAGGAAGGACGAGCTAAATCACGCACATCAGAAGCCATTGAAAAATTAATGGACCTGACTCCGGCAAAAGCCATCCTACTTGAAAACGGCGAACAAATTTCAACACCTATCGAAGAAATCGGTCCCGGTGATAATATTCTAATCCGGCCCGGTGACAGAGTCAGCGCAGACGGCACTGTATATGACGGGCATTCAGAAATAGATGAATCAATGCTTACAGGTGAAAGCATGCCTGTCTCCAAATCTGAAGGAGACGCAGTTGCCGGCGGTACTGTTAATACTGGCGGGGGTGCACTTAAAGTACGAGTGAAAAATGTCGGAGAAAACACAGTACTTTCCCGCATCATCAAGCTTGTACAAGATGCTCAGGGGTCCAAAGCTCCGATTTCCTCCCTTGCGGACACCGTAAGTTTTTACTTTGTGCCAACGGTAATGACTATCGCGGTTCTTTCCGGTCTCAGTTGGTACTTTTTCAGCGCTGAGCCTTTTTCCTTTGCTCTGCGCATTTTTATCAGCGTAATGGTCATTGCCTGCCCTTGCGCGATGGGACTTGCCACCCCGACCGCAATAATGGTCGGAACGGGGCGCGGGGCACAGCTTGGCGTGCTTGTAAAATCTGGAGAAGCCCTTGAGACTGCCGGAAAGATCAACACCATGATCTTCGACAAAACCGGAACTCTTACCTACGGACAACCCGAGCTGGTGGACACCTTTGTCGCTTCAGGCCAAAACGGAGAAGAATTACTGGCACTGGCTGCTTCGGCAGAAAAACAATCCGAACATCCTCTTGCAAGAGCAGTACTCCGCGCAGCCGAAAAGACAGGCATATCGTTACCGGAAACAACATCATTTAATGCTGTAGCAGGTCTTGGCATTGCCACAAAAACAGGTGGTCATTCCATGCTGCTCGGCAATCAAGAATATCTGAACCGCAATTTTGTCGGCGGACTTGACGATAAAAACGCCAGAGATGCGGCCTCCAGTTTCGAATCTGCGGGGCAAAGCCCGCTCTACATTGCCAAAGACGGAAAGCTTGCCGGAATTATGGCCATCGCTGATAAAATAAAAAAAGAAGCCCCCGCGACAATCAAAAAACTTCACGCTCTAGGCGTAAAAACTGTCATGCTTACCGGAGATAACGAGAAAGTAGCCCGCACAATCGCAAAAAGCGCAGGAATCGACGAAGTGGTCGCGCAGGTTATGCCGGACCGTAAAGCTGAAGTTGTGAACAGAGAAAAGGCTCAGGGTCGGAAGGTGGCTATGATAGGCGACGGCATCAATGATGCGCCCGCTCTTGCCTCGGCAGACCTTGGAATTGCCATGGGCACCGGGATTGATGTCGCAATTGAATCCGGCGACATTGTGCTTATGAAAGGGGATCTATCAGGTGTTTTAACAGCTCTGGCACTAAGCCGGGCTACGGTTAGAAATATCAAACAGAACCTTTTCTGGGCTTTTGCTTTCAACGTACTGGGAATTCCTGTTGCAGCCGGAGCACTCTACATTTTCGGAGGCCCGACTCTTTCACCTATGTTCGCCGCTGCGGCAATGTCGCTCAGTTCAGTAACAGTGGTGACAAACGCACTGCGGCTGAAATTTTTCACTATCGAAAATTAAAAATATAAAAACATAAAAAAAAGGCCGCTCATTACTGGGCGGCCTTATAAAAAACTTTTTAAAAAAACTATTTGAGAAGACTGCGACGACAGAAATCAATAGCTTCTGTACGAACATCTCTCTGGTTAGGCCAGTACAGATGCATTCTGGTCAGACCAAAAATAATTGTCATGATAA comes from the Maridesulfovibrio ferrireducens genome and includes:
- a CDS encoding heavy metal translocating P-type ATPase encodes the protein MDALFEIKGMTCSACSSRLEKVINNMDGVNHASVNLATESLAVNFDKESTSVTEIIKSVEMSGFEATEKIEGTEVALPISGMTCSACSSRLERVLNATDGIVKAGVSLPGESATIKFNSAIISLRQIRQIIKDIGFEAGEIQSAQDAQKNFETRRKQNEAKLALMKKKLIYALTFTVPLLIITMGHMVGMPLPDFISPHHSPLGFALIQLFLTMPVLWFGKDFYIHGFPNLMRGTPNMDSLIAVGTSAAVVYSLWNLIEIVLGVDPQARAMDLYFESAATIITLILLGKFQEGRAKSRTSEAIEKLMDLTPAKAILLENGEQISTPIEEIGPGDNILIRPGDRVSADGTVYDGHSEIDESMLTGESMPVSKSEGDAVAGGTVNTGGGALKVRVKNVGENTVLSRIIKLVQDAQGSKAPISSLADTVSFYFVPTVMTIAVLSGLSWYFFSAEPFSFALRIFISVMVIACPCAMGLATPTAIMVGTGRGAQLGVLVKSGEALETAGKINTMIFDKTGTLTYGQPELVDTFVASGQNGEELLALAASAEKQSEHPLARAVLRAAEKTGISLPETTSFNAVAGLGIATKTGGHSMLLGNQEYLNRNFVGGLDDKNARDAASSFESAGQSPLYIAKDGKLAGIMAIADKIKKEAPATIKKLHALGVKTVMLTGDNEKVARTIAKSAGIDEVVAQVMPDRKAEVVNREKAQGRKVAMIGDGINDAPALASADLGIAMGTGIDVAIESGDIVLMKGDLSGVLTALALSRATVRNIKQNLFWAFAFNVLGIPVAAGALYIFGGPTLSPMFAAAAMSLSSVTVVTNALRLKFFTIEN
- the pyrR gene encoding bifunctional pyr operon transcriptional regulator/uracil phosphoribosyltransferase PyrR, producing MQKEKIVLSEVDMTRTLDRLASEITERRGDCEKLAIIGIQRRGADLAQRLKELLDERLGRKIPLGKLDINLYRDDWTNLSRQPSINCTEIPFEIEGTSIILVDDVLFSGRTVRAALEAVLDFGRPRRVELLVLVDRGHRELPIRADYVGKKVTTGEDQHVNVLVKERDDEDKVVLLLPE